The genomic stretch ATCATTGAGTAGTCATTGAGTAGTTAATATGGAAAAAAGTatgttttcattttatttaacaaacaaaaaaatatttaacaaaaagtgtattattattattattattattgcattTAAATGAACTTGATTGATAAAGCTGCATTGTAACCTACATTTGGACAATTACTCACCGGATACAGACCATTGCCAAACGATACATTTTACATGGCTGAATATTGAATATgcgtatatgtatgtatatttttAAGTTTCTAGATTCATGGGACCTTCCACAGGTATGAACATGACTGGAATGGGGACCCTGACAGGCATGGGGGACGCCTCCAGGTCCATGCCACCCCTGCACGCAGCGCCCAGGAGGAAACGACGGGTACTATTCTCCCAGGCTCAGGTGTATGAGCTGGAGAGGagattcaaacaacagaaatacctCTCGGCGCCAGAACGGGAACACCTGGCCAGTATGATCCACCTGACGCCGACCCAGGTCAAGATCTGGTTCCAGAACCACAGGTACAAGATGAAGCGGCAGGCCAAGGACAAAGCCGCGCAGCAGCTGCAGCAGGAAAGCAACATGTGTCAGCAACAACAGTCTCCGAGGCGCGTGGCCGTGCCTGTTCTGGTGAAGGACGGTAAACCGTGTCAGAACGGCTCCAACACGCCAACGCCGAACCAGCAGCAggtacagcagcagcagcaacagcaacatAACGGCTCTGGGGTGCTCCCGGCTTCCAGTAATGCCATCAATCAACATCAAAACCAGCAGGTCCACTCCTTAGTTCAGGCCCAAGACCTGGAGGAGATATCACCTAGCCCCCCTTCACTCCACAGCCAGATCAACATGGCGCAGATAGACACTTCTGCTATAGACTACACCAATAACATGGTCAGCTCCAACCTCCTCTACGGCAGAACGTGGTAGGACCTGCTGTCcttttacatttttatattttaacCTGCGGATGAGCTTAAGAGAAAACGAGACATGTATCATGTTGATATACACATCTGTGCGAAAATTGAGCCCTTGGGTGGCTGAGATGACAACACGCTCAGTCGCATCAGCTGGTCAGGGCACATTTTCTTGACATTTCTAAGAGGGAGAGTATTTTTGAACATTACACGAAATGGCTGCCCTTGAAACAGATTGTGTCGTTTCGGGACCTTTTATAATCAATGTGATGGACTTCCTCATGATGTTAACGTAGATGGGGACTGGAGGGAAAAGGGAAAAATATAGGTGGGATCAGGTATGAACTCTCAAGGTACTAAACCACCCCTCATTTGCGGTGATAACCTTGGTATAATATGCTATTGATATTGTAAACTAATGTATTCATTTAGACTTAAAGAAAGTAGAAACTGTAGGCCTATATgaagtttcattccaaaacgctatatatcaattttcagaaatgttggtcaATTTTACTGTTTAAATAATTAAATTATGAAAGAGATTGTTGtgtttttttcactatctaatcattcAATGGGTTGTTCAATGAGAGACATGTATTTGATTAAAACCTAGAatttgatggtttcatttcagaaaGACAAATaatgatgttttttttgttgctaaatgctatatatcctcctcactctcagataaataagtagtactgctaggttttacacagtcaaatgtgacattaacattttttttaaatatagaaATGTATAAATTATACATTTGTACCATCAATAGCCTATTTAATTAAAACAAATATAATTATTAAATACAGGAATATGAGATCTGTAAAACcctttacatttgagtcatttcgCAGATGCTCCTgagtgacttacagtaagtgcatCCATCTTAATTAAGATAGcgaggtgagacaacaacatatcAGTCAAATACAGGCTACATGAAACTAAGATTCTATTCCAGCTAAATAACGGATATATAGCGTttttcaataataataataattcatacaCATCTGAAATCAATGAATAAAAACATCGGAGAAAAGTTTTACACACACATAAATGTGCCCATAAGCAATCTGATTAGAAAACAAAAATACATGTGAAAAATGTGTGGATTTagcgttttggaaataaactcttcataTTTGGCTAACACACGAGAACGCTTTTACCTGTATAATAATTGTTTTGAAGTCGacttctttgttttctttattattttgtaagTTAAAACGAACAAATGCGTGATGGCTGCTGTATGTGTTTCAAACCAATTGAACATTAACAATAAATCACTTGAAGTGCGAGCTATTTCTGGCGAATTAATTTTTATAAGGATCTGGTTGGAGTGCGTTTTCATTATTGTGTGATTGAGACCAAATTGAGTTGGAAAGCAAGGTCGATGGGGTAGCCAACATTGTTCACAGGAGATTTTGCAGAGGCATCGCAAATGTAGGCTGACCAATACACAAAAATATTATAACCTATTGAAAATATTATCCATAAACAATAGTTTTAGGTAAACATAAAGCTACAGCAATTTTGGCACAGTCTTATTATCGTTAGAATAAAAACCCGAAACATGTTCTATATGTTTTCAATACAGAACTTGTGTGATTCCAAAGCCATAAGAAGGTTAGTCAACACAAACTTGTTTTACAAGTTCTTAGCCAATTTATGTCTAATAAAGCCATTTCTGCTCTACATGAATAATACAAtcaaatgtaatgatattatcattattattattataatttttttttaaagtattactGTTGTTGGTGTTGTGGCACGTTATTGAATGAAATGTAGATCAATTTGTGATAACCTTTCTACTTAATAATGCACATTTTGAAGTACGTGTTTCTCATCAAGCTAGCAGGCCTATTGCAGCAGCAGCATTTAGAGCGTATGCGCGGACATTCAATACATTTACGTAGCCATTTACGTAGCCAATTACGTAGCCCAATGTCGCCTAATAACGGATTCATGACAGTAAAGTAGGTGTAATGCAACACCAAAAACACTAGTGACATGATATGTCTCCAATCAAAGTAATCTGTTTTATCCATGTGCGTCGCTACACTATTAAAACAGTATACCAAACTTACTGTGCACACCACATGTTGATGCTGCGATGCAATTTTCTTTGTTATAGTAAGGCCTGCTATACATTCCCAGTCGGTTTTAATGGTACAATGTTTTCTATtctaaaggttaaaaaaaatgtatcacacTGAGTTATCCAGCACTTCACTGCAATTCATTTTTTATTCAGTTTTACTCTTTGGTCTCCCTCCATAGGCTATATCCTAACTGTGCACTTTCTATTGCATAATGATACTGcaatatactgttctgtactcagTTGATCCTGCACTACATCCAAAATACTGCTGTTATTCTCCAACATCACTGAGTATACAAACCTATCCTAATATTGTAACTATACAAAATAGCTCTGTTTCTAGCTACTTCTATAAAGTATGAGTTACCACTCTCGAATTTCACGTTTAATtcaaaatatatacagtaaaCCATCGCGTACTATTACCACAATACGAACCGTTCTATTTCTACAGTAGTTTTTTCCCCCACTTTTCAACTGGATCTAAAACTATCTGAATATAATCAAATAAATATACATGATACAAGTTattgtaatattataataatgtTGAGGGGCCCTTCTAAAACTAGCAGAGAAATCCAAACCCTCTTTGATAAGTCAATCTTTCATAAGGATGGCATGAAGTTACTACCTCTTAAATATTTTGTATTGCACTCTCCAAAACATTTAAATCCCAAGTTgttatccgtctctctctctgtagtctgtctggtctacatcATGATTTGTACTGGACACCTGATAATAGGCCACTGCCTTCCATATCCATTGCCCATTTAAACACGTTTCAAAATTGCATCTCAATAACAGTCATGATGATACccttggaggaggaggatgatgatgatgatggcctATTGCTGTCTCTGCATCCTCTCCCTGAAAAGCGGCAATATTATTACAGCTGCTCCCCATACAGCTGTATGGACACCCactccctcagattacacactCCTGTGTGGGGAATTATATAGGAAGAACTGAGACAATGTTCACTAAAGCCGTACAATTTGAATTCCATTCTTCAAACATGTTTTATAATATGTCATTTGCAAATGTTTGACATGAGGTTCAAAATTAAGGCATATATTATCATGGTGCAATAGTTGTTTTCCTGAACTCTATATTTTCTGTATTGTGGGTTTGGTTGACTTATTCTCAGCAAAACTTTTCATGGGGGAACTAATGAACTGAAGCCATTAttgtccttgtgttttagttGTGGTCATTAGTAGTCTATGGTCGTCATTTCTGACATTGCTACGATTGTGTCTCACAAGTTATGGGGATGTGCATTGAACTGCCTTCTCTTTAGTTGAGAGTTGTATGCAATAACTGCTTGGATTGTGGACACTGACTCTGCGCCTCTGTCTGTATCTGTTGGTAAACCTTTTGGGTGACTTCAGTCTCTCCATCTATTCTAGGCCTGGTTGATCAGCCATCTATCCAGTTGTCAGGCTATTCATGTACACAATTGTCAAATGTTACATTAGGAACAGAAAAATAATAGCATTTAGTAGAATAcatcacatacatacatacatacaagggTAAACACATCAAAATACATTCTGAGATATGGCAGTTGTGCTATGGAACTGGAAGGATTCTTTCATTTATTCAATGCCAAACATATAACCATAAAAGATGGAGAGTTTATTTTCAGTTCATGCACAGCATATTTCTGGTTCCATTCTTTCCAGTGAATTGCAGGTTACAAATGAATTCTTACCGCAGAGTAATTTGAATCTAGCAAGGGGCCTTGTCTGTGTTTTCTACCCCATTATTCTACTTAATATGTCAGAAGGTCTGATCGTGGAGAAACCTTTTCAAGTTCTATTGATGTGTTCTTCAATTGACCATGGTGACCTAGCAACCCAGTGGGCACTAATTGGCAGGGGATTATCGTAATTGGCCAGTACAGTTTACTTAGAAACAAAAATACAACCTTCAGAAAACATTTGTTTTGACAAAATGGTGGTCTGAGAAATGCACCTTGTACAGGCTACATATTtcactatacatacacatacacaaatcCTTTTTCATCTGCAGCAGTTCCCAGGTTCTAGGTTTTTCCATGTCATAGAATATCTTGTATAGGACCTTCAATAAAAAATACAGGACAAATGTTAACCCGTCCCCCTTTGATAATGAGTCAGTACACATGATAAAGAACAAACAAAATAACCTACCATACAAGTTATTAACCTGTTACCTCACTCAGAGTTAACACTATCTTTAGAGGATCTTAGGTTCGTAAACTGTCTACAGGAATTCATACTTTGACAGCAATGGGTAAAAAAAACTATCCAATTGGACTGGGGGAAAAGCAAGGGTTGATAAAGATATGCTCATTCTCAATTGGCAAGTACCCAAGGATTCTAAAAGGTGATACAAGCATACCCCCCCCCCGGCCATCCACCCTCCCACTCCAGGTCTCCTTTTTTGCCAAAGACAGTCCCCAAATCTTGCACCATGTGAAATGAGTAGGGGACGAACACCGCTTTTCAGTGCAGCGCCGAAAGGATGCTTTGAATTGGCAAGTTCTCAGAGAGATTTTAATTAGTGTAATGCCCTCCCATTCTGGCAAGGAGATACAATCTTTCTCTTTTCTATGACAAACCTATCCCTGCCTCACTCAGAGTTGTTTGGTGTCCACAGAATGAGTCAATGCAGTTCTATATTTATGCAGCTTGAGGAGAATCATCAGATGTCAGGATCAAAGGAGATTGTGCCCCAGGAAGCAGATACTTTTCCAATTCAAGTAATTTTCAACTGGACAAATATTTAGACAGAACAAAAACTATTTCAAGGAGGTCATAGGACTCAGAAAGCAATTCTCACTTTAATAGATTTccatgaaattaaataaatgaaaCCACATTTTAACATTGACTTTAGTTTGAAGATAACAtggactgactctctctctctctcacacacacaaacacacacacaaacacacacacaaactaattcCGTTGCTTGCTATGAATAACATTTTAGCAATATGTGGCATTGTGAAGCCCAAGCAACCTTTTGAAGACCACTCTACTGCACTgctagagggagagataggagagaaagagCCCGGGGGAAGCACAGCATCCCTTATTAGAGAACCATGTCACATTCTCTCCAGTGCCTGCTTGCCTCGCCTTGCTGCCAGTAATCCTCCCTTCAAATTCTCTACGCATTTTATTTAGTTCGCTCATAAGTAGTTAAAGAAACTGTTTTCAGTCGCCACTAATAACTACTGACCTGGAGTGACACAGGCCCACAATGGGTTTGTCAGGCCTGAAACGCTGAACCAAAGAAGCTGATTAGTACCTCAAGTGGTTTGAAGCAAGAATCAATGGCAGGTCTGTCCCGACGCAGAGCTTCCAGCATGGCGCTGATAATGGTGGAACACCCTTAGTTATGCCTCATTAAGTCCTGCATTAAGTCCCCTTAATGGAAATGTGTTCAGCCTGTTCAAAATCTTTTACACATTTCAACAACCACTGTGGGGCTGTATGGTTGGCGATGCCCAAAAACATCAGTAAACTATAGGTAAGGCCAAGAAATGTAACTCATATATGTAGGAATCATTGGCGCTGAAAGACTTCAGCCCCCACTGTGACCCATACACTTGATATAACATATTATAAGGTATGGTATCGAGTTACAAAAGTTGCAAAATTGGTATTGCAACATAGTTCAACTTCTGAGATCCAATCTCAAGCTAATTGAGAATGAAACCATTAAACAATGAGCCATGTCAACGTGTGATTATGATTTAGGCACCAGGCACACATGTTCAAGATATGAGAATTGTGTAGGAGCCGTGTGGCTTTATGGCAGGCATGAGAAGGAATACATATGTTGGATAGAAACCCAGAGAGCTACACATTGCCAAGGCTGAACTAAAACTTACAGGCTACAGAACACACTCCGACCACTTGAAACCAGAATAGGGACAAGGGTAGATGGAAAGTCTCCACTGACTGACTATAAAATAGCTTTACATGTATTCATCAACTCAATAAGTTCTTTCCGCACATCATCATCTTCACTACTTTGTATATCTGAATTCTTGAAAGGCGTATGGCATACTTCAGTAGACTGTCCAGCCATTCTGAGGGTTGTCTTTATGTTAGTTATTATAATACATTTTCACATCATCCTTGAGACATCTCAAAGATTGGAATAAAGAAAATGATCATGAAACATGAAGAATGTGCTCAAAATATCAGACTAATAAAGAACCAACTACTGCGTTATATTTTTTATGCATACCTATCCAGAAATATGtactttatatacagtaccagtcaaaaggttttttctttattttgactattttctacattgtagaataatagtgacaacatcaaaactatgaaataacatatatggaatcatgtagtaaccaaaaaagtgttaacttcttgacgcaacccatcccgttagcggagcgggataattttcatcaacaaccactgaattgcagagcgccacattcaaataatattactaaaaatatttatattcatgaaatcacaagtgcaatatagcaaaacacagtttagctttttgttaatccatctgtcatgtcagattttgaaaatatgctttacagccaaagcaatccaagtgtttgtgtacgtttatcgatcactagacaaaacacctagcatcaaagtagcttggtcacgaaactcagacaatcaattaaattaatcgcttacctttgatgatcttcagatgttttcactcacgagacgcccagttacacaataaatgttccttttgatccataaagattatttttatatccaaaatacctccgtttgtttggcgcgttatgttcagagaTCCACAGGCTCGaacggtcacgacaacgcagacgaaaattccaaatagtatccgtaatgtccacaatccttaggttgtttttaaaatatataattgataatatatcaaccgcgaCTGTttctttttcagtaggagagggagaggcaatggctgccccactctgttgcacaagcaaaactcatgcgaacacccagctatccactgacgcgatgttatctttctcgctcatttttcaaaataaaatcctgatactatgtctaaagactgttgacacctcgaGGAAgagataggaaaaggaatctggttgatatccctttaaatggagtgaaggcaggctatggaacatggagctttcaaaatagaagccacttcctggtttgattttcctcacgTTTTCGCCTGCAGTATCCGTTCTGTCattctcacagacaatattttgacagttttggaaactttatagagttttctatcctaatctgtcaattatatgcatattctagcatctgggcctgagaaataggccatttactttgggaacgctatttttccaaacataaaaatagtgccccctagctgaaagaggctaaacaaatctaaatatattttagattttagattcttcaaagtagccaccctttgccttgatgacagcttttcacactcttggcattctcccaaccagcttcatgagaagtACTTTTTCAACtgtcttgaaggtgttcccacatatgctgagcacttgttggctgcttttcttcactctgtggtccaactcatcccaaaccatctcaattgggttgaggttgggtgattgtggaggccaggtcatctgatgcagcactccatcactctccttcttggtcaaattgcccttacacagcctggaggtgtgttgggtcgttgtcctgttgaaaaaaaattaTAGTCCCCCAGAACGCAAACCAGActggatggcatatcgctgcagaatgctgtggtagccatgctggttaagtgtgccttgaatattttataaatcacagacagtgtcaccagcaaagcacccccacacatcacacctcctcttccctacttaacggtgggaaccacacatgcggagatcatccattcacctactctgcgtctcacaaatacacagcgtttggaaccaaaaatctcaaatttggacttatcagaacaaaggacagatttccactggtctaatgttcattgctcgtgtttctggggacaagcaagtctcttcttattattggtgtcttttagtagtggtttctttgcagcaattgaatgcctgattcacacagtttcctctgaacagttgatgttgagatgtgtctgttacttgaactctgtgaagcatttatttgggtgcAGTAaactcaaatgaacttatcctctgcagcagagataactctgtgtcttcttttcctgtggcggtcctcatcagagccagtttcaccagagcacttgatggtttttgcaactgcgcTTGAAAAAATTTAaaatgttcttgaaatgttccatattaactgaccttcatgtcttaaagtaatgatgaactgtcatttctcttagcttatttgagctgttcttgccataatagggacttggtcttttaccaaatagggctatcttctacagtgccttgcgaaagtattcggcccccttgaactttgcgaccttttgccacatttcaggcttcaaacataaatatataaaactgtatttttttgtgaagaatcaacaacaagtgggacacaatcatgaagtggaacgacatttattggatatttcaaacttttttaacaaatcaaaaactgaaaaatcgggcgtgcaaaattattcagcccctttactttcagtgcagcaaactctctccagaagttcagtgaggatctctgaatgatccaatgttgacctaaatgactaatgatgataaatacaatccacccgtgtgtaatcaagtctccgtatgaatgcacctgcactgtgatagtctcagaggtccgttaaaagcgcagagagcatcatgaagaacaaggaacacaccaggcaggtccgagatactgttgtgaagaagtttaaagccggatttggatacaaaaagatttcccaagctttaaacatcccaaggagcactgtgcaagcgatactattgaaatggaaggagtatcagaccactgcaaatctaccaagacctggccgtccctctaaactttcagctcatacaaggagaagactgatcagagatgcagccaagaggcccatgatcactctggatgaactgcagagatctacagcggaggtgggagactctgtccataggacaacaatcagtcgtatattgcacaaatctggcctttatggaagagtggcaagaagaaagccatttcttaaagatatccataaaaagtgtggtttaaagtttgccacaagccacctgggagacacaccaaacatgtggaagaaggtgctctggtcagatgaaaccaaaattgaactttttggcaacaatgcaaaacgttatgtttggcgtaaaagcaacacagctgaacacaccatccccactgtcaaacatggtggtggcagcatcatggtttgggcctgcttttcttcagcagggacagggaagatggttaaaattgatgggaagatggatggagccaaatacaggaccattctggaagaaaacctgatggagtctgcaaaagacctgagactgggacggtgatttgtcttccaacaagacaatgatccaaaacataaagcaaaatctacaatggaatggttcaaaaataaacatatccaggtgttagaatggccaagtcaaagtccagacctgaatccaattgagaatctgtggaaagaactgaaaactgctgttcacaaatgctctccatccaacctcactgagctcgagctgttttgcaaggaggaatgggaaaaaatgtcagtctctcgatgtgcaaaactgatagagacataccccaagcgacttacaactgtaatcgcagcaaaaggtggcgctacaaagtattaacttaagggggctgaataattttgcacgcccaatttttcagtttttgatttgttaaaaaaaattgaaatatccaataaatgtcgttccacttcatgattgtgtcccacttgttgttgattcttcacaaaaaaatacagttttatatctttatgtttgaagcctgaaatgtggcaaaaggtcgcaaagttcaagttggccgaatactttcgcaaggcactgtatataccacccctaccttgtcacaacacaactgattggctcaaatgcattaagaaggaaggaaatgacacaaataaacttttaacaagacacacctgttaattgaaatgccttccagatgactacctcatgaaactggttgagagaatgccaagagagtgcaaagctgtcatcaaggcaaagggtgactactttgaagaatctgaaatataaaatataattttatttgtttaacacttttttggttactacatgattccatatgtgttatttcattttggtgtattcactattattctacattgtagaaaatagtaaatataaagaaaaacctttgattgagtaggtgtgtacaaactttgacttgtactgtattttTAAAGACCTTTTTGGAATTATAAGGAACATAAATAACATTTTTTTGGTCGACAGAATGCCTTTGAATGTTCAAGAGATGAGTACTGGATTTGATTATGTCCCCAAAAAATGTTTAAGCATAGAATGGGCAGCATTGTGAACTGGTGAAGTGCTCCAGGTCCCTCCATGGCCTCCACGAAGCTACACTTTTTAACAAACAAACAGCTTCTTCCCAATCCAACGTTGCCAAGGTAATGGCCAGCTGCGTGTCTGTGGCTTGTTTGTTTATAGGGGCAGGGTTGGAGAGCAGTTCAATGAAGGCTGGCAATGGGATGTTGGGAATGAGATCATcccttaaagtgtgtgtgtgtgtgtgtgtgtatgtgtgtgtgtgtgtgtgtgtgtgtgtgtgtgtgtgtgtgtgtgtgtgtgtgtgtgtgtgtgtgtgtgtgtgtgtgtgtgtgtgtgtgtgtgtgtgtgtgtgtgtgtgtgcgctttggAGGGGATTCCAATAATTTGCATAGGTTatgttttgtatgactgatgaACAGTCACCTCataaattattggcacccttcaGAA from Oncorhynchus clarkii lewisi isolate Uvic-CL-2024 chromosome 25, UVic_Ocla_1.0, whole genome shotgun sequence encodes the following:
- the LOC139383837 gene encoding homeobox protein Nkx-2.4-like gives rise to the protein MSLSPKHTTPFSVTDILSPIEETYKKFSGMDGAGNLTSPLGAYRQPQVSQTGMQQHSMGHNATVATTYHMPHTVSQFSHSAMGGYCNGSIGNMGDLPSYQETMRNSAAATGWYGANTDPRYSTISRFMGPSTGMNMTGMGTLTGMGDASRSMPPLHAAPRRKRRVLFSQAQVYELERRFKQQKYLSAPEREHLASMIHLTPTQVKIWFQNHRYKMKRQAKDKAAQQLQQESNMCQQQQSPRRVAVPVLVKDGKPCQNGSNTPTPNQQQVQQQQQQQHNGSGVLPASSNAINQHQNQQVHSLVQAQDLEEISPSPPSLHSQINMAQIDTSAIDYTNNMVSSNLLYGRTW